A genomic segment from Pyrodictium occultum encodes:
- a CDS encoding KaiC domain-containing protein, whose amino-acid sequence MVEIERLPTGVPGFDKLVQGGIPRGFFVAVVGEPGTGKTIFSIHFIAEGIRQGDKNIYVTTEESRESIIKQAAMFGFDFEKAIRDGRLVVIDALMGRRDDPWSLQELDVETLVNKVIEAKKYLGYGRARLVVDSMSAFWLDKPAMARKYSYYVKRVLYRWDFTALLISQYAVTTSLGFGFGIEHVADGIIRFRKSIVRGELRRYVIIEKMRQTEHSLQMHEIEIRNGSGMRVKAPTVYRKEDTTLPPSVAARMLAAELQKLLEVPDSESEA is encoded by the coding sequence ATGGTGGAGATTGAGCGCCTGCCGACAGGGGTACCGGGCTTCGATAAGCTTGTGCAGGGAGGCATACCCCGGGGCTTCTTCGTAGCCGTTGTAGGAGAGCCGGGCACGGGCAAGACGATATTCTCGATACACTTCATAGCCGAGGGGATAAGGCAGGGAGACAAGAACATATACGTGACCACGGAGGAGTCAAGGGAGAGCATAATAAAGCAGGCTGCAATGTTCGGCTTCGACTTTGAAAAGGCGATTAGAGACGGCAGGCTAGTGGTAATAGACGCCCTCATGGGTAGAAGGGACGACCCCTGGAGCCTCCAGGAGCTGGACGTGGAAACCCTTGTGAACAAGGTGATAGAGGCCAAAAAGTACCTAGGCTACGGCAGGGCACGCCTCGTAGTAGACTCTATGTCGGCCTTCTGGCTCGACAAGCCAGCAATGGCGAGAAAATACAGCTACTATGTAAAGCGCGTCCTCTACCGATGGGACTTCACAGCACTCCTCATAAGCCAGTACGCAGTCACCACAAGCCTGGGCTTCGGCTTCGGCATAGAGCATGTAGCGGACGGCATCATAAGGTTCAGGAAGTCCATAGTAAGGGGGGAGCTGAGGCGGTACGTGATAATAGAGAAGATGAGGCAGACGGAGCACAGCCTGCAGATGCACGAGATAGAGATAAGGAACGGCTCCGGTATGAGAGTCAAGGCGCCCACCGTATATAGGAAGGAGGACACCACGTTACCCCCATCAGTGGCCGCAAGGATGCTAGCAGCAGAACTCCAGAAGCTGCTTGAAGTCCCCGATAGCGAGAGCGAAGCATAG
- a CDS encoding ARMT1-like domain-containing protein, whose amino-acid sequence MSFLHITPYCTACISMRRAAELEALPIDNSEKLAIYRQLLDAVNLYITPDTEVVELATVSFRRLKALVKQSTPYEQLIEQNLSKAVARAKSIEDLIAGKPIDERLSLALRAASLATGYRAFNTPDKILEEPPSTVDLTALGTSLQVGRDDTRRVVRLLHDLQRNGGTIYYLFGSVFELPYDAILLRILVNDLGLSVAGITRSDRYEDYVVTEDLESIGIADTLSEVIDLGSDDVTVTIDSNEHLYEQLNNASLVVVKGELQATYFHNNPVEAPMLFLFAVPCPVIARAFNLPPRSFNIVLQEKPRQG is encoded by the coding sequence GTGTCATTCTTGCATATAACGCCCTACTGTACGGCATGCATATCAATGAGGAGAGCTGCTGAGCTAGAAGCCCTCCCCATAGATAACTCCGAGAAGCTCGCCATATACCGGCAGCTGCTTGACGCGGTAAACCTCTATATTACACCTGACACCGAGGTAGTGGAGCTTGCTACCGTATCGTTTAGGAGGCTCAAAGCACTAGTGAAGCAGAGTACACCCTACGAGCAGCTTATAGAGCAGAACCTCAGTAAAGCCGTGGCTAGAGCAAAGAGTATAGAAGACTTGATTGCGGGCAAGCCTATAGATGAGAGGCTATCCCTCGCCCTCCGGGCGGCAAGCCTTGCAACCGGCTACAGGGCTTTCAACACCCCAGATAAGATTCTAGAGGAGCCCCCCTCTACAGTGGACTTGACAGCTCTTGGCACCTCCCTGCAAGTAGGGCGCGATGATACAAGGCGAGTGGTAAGGCTACTCCACGACCTACAGCGGAACGGTGGGACCATCTACTACCTCTTCGGCTCGGTCTTCGAGCTGCCCTATGATGCGATACTGTTGAGGATTCTCGTGAACGATTTGGGGCTTAGCGTTGCCGGCATTACACGTAGCGATAGGTACGAGGACTACGTGGTTACCGAGGACCTTGAGTCTATAGGGATAGCAGATACACTATCGGAGGTAATAGACCTGGGGAGCGATGATGTCACGGTGACAATTGATAGTAATGAGCATTTATACGAGCAGTTGAATAACGCCTCGCTGGTTGTCGTCAAGGGAGAGCTTCAGGCAACATACTTCCATAACAACCCGGTTGAGGCGCCCATGCTCTTTCTCTTTGCCGTTCCATGCCCGGTTATTGCTAGAGCCTTCAACCTGCCTCCAAGGAGCTTCAACATAGTGCTTCAGGAGAAGCCTCGGCAGGGCTAA
- the gyaR gene encoding glyoxylate reductase, with the protein MKPRIFVTRRLPGPCFKRLLEEFEAEVWPEWRHPPYDILLQKAVEFEGIVSLLTDNIDCRLLTEGARAGLRIVAQYAVGYDNIDVDCATRNGVYVTNTPNVLTEATAELTWALILATARRIVEADHYVRSGEWYRSGTGWHPELLLGMELEGRTLGIIGFGRIGRAVARIGAKGFGMKVLYYSRHRAPEEVERELNATYVPLETLLRESDVVSIHVPLTPETRHMIGERELRLMKPTAILVNTARGAVVDTEALVKALREGWIAGAGLDVFEEEPLPPDHPLTRLPNVVLAPHIGSATRKAREAMTCAVLDNLLAFKRGEVPPNLVNPEVVEKRKPGFSTQG; encoded by the coding sequence ATGAAGCCCCGCATATTCGTTACCAGGAGGCTCCCGGGGCCCTGCTTTAAGAGGCTCCTAGAGGAGTTCGAAGCGGAGGTCTGGCCCGAGTGGAGGCACCCGCCCTACGACATACTCCTCCAGAAGGCGGTGGAGTTTGAGGGCATAGTATCGCTGTTGACAGATAATATTGACTGCAGGCTGCTCACCGAGGGGGCTAGGGCGGGGCTCCGGATAGTGGCCCAGTACGCCGTCGGCTACGACAACATAGATGTCGACTGCGCCACCCGCAACGGGGTCTACGTCACAAACACGCCTAACGTGCTCACAGAGGCAACTGCAGAGCTCACGTGGGCTCTCATACTAGCCACGGCGAGGAGGATAGTGGAGGCGGACCACTATGTTAGGAGCGGGGAGTGGTATAGGAGTGGCACGGGCTGGCATCCAGAGCTGCTCCTCGGCATGGAGCTTGAGGGCAGGACTCTAGGCATCATAGGCTTCGGCCGGATAGGCCGCGCGGTAGCCCGGATCGGCGCGAAGGGCTTCGGGATGAAGGTGCTCTACTACAGCAGGCACCGTGCCCCCGAGGAGGTTGAGCGGGAGCTAAACGCTACCTACGTCCCGCTGGAGACCCTGCTACGCGAGTCCGACGTTGTAAGCATACACGTCCCGCTAACCCCCGAGACCAGGCATATGATAGGTGAGCGGGAGCTGCGGCTAATGAAGCCTACAGCCATACTCGTCAACACGGCGCGGGGGGCTGTGGTAGACACTGAAGCGCTGGTGAAGGCCCTTCGGGAGGGCTGGATAGCTGGTGCCGGGCTAGACGTGTTCGAGGAGGAGCCCCTGCCACCGGACCACCCGCTCACAAGGCTCCCCAACGTGGTCCTGGCGCCCCACATAGGGAGCGCCACCAGGAAGGCCAGAGAGGCCATGACCTGCGCCGTGCTCGATAACCTGCTGGCGTTCAAGCGGGGCGAGGTTCCGCCGAACCTGGTGAACCCAGAGGTTGTGGAGAAGAGGAAGCCGGGCTTCAGCACCCAGGGCTAA
- a CDS encoding deoxyuridine 5'-triphosphate nucleotidohydrolase: protein MALPGALAAASLLAGAAPGQVQPAGVDLRVGEIHAFEEEGFLGTGGRRLPASRPLEPHGGGWTLGPGFYKVVFMDPVSIPEDTLGLCFPRSSLLRMGALLSCAVWDPGYRGRGESLLVVGNPRGIRLEAGARVAQLVLIRIYPQQGARYEGFYQGERLAGEKF from the coding sequence TTGGCGCTTCCAGGGGCTCTCGCAGCTGCCAGTCTCCTCGCGGGAGCGGCTCCCGGGCAGGTGCAGCCCGCCGGCGTGGATCTACGAGTCGGCGAGATCCATGCATTCGAGGAGGAGGGCTTCCTGGGGACCGGGGGTAGGAGGCTGCCAGCCTCCAGGCCGCTTGAGCCCCACGGGGGAGGCTGGACCCTCGGGCCCGGCTTCTACAAGGTTGTATTCATGGACCCGGTGAGCATACCAGAGGACACTCTGGGGCTCTGCTTCCCGAGGAGCAGCCTGCTCCGCATGGGGGCGCTGCTCTCCTGCGCCGTCTGGGACCCCGGCTACCGTGGTAGGGGCGAGTCACTGTTGGTGGTGGGGAATCCCCGCGGAATCCGCCTGGAGGCCGGGGCAAGGGTGGCTCAGCTTGTGCTGATCCGGATCTACCCGCAGCAGGGGGCTAGGTATGAGGGCTTCTACCAGGGAGAGCGGCTAGCTGGTGAGAAGTTCTAG
- a CDS encoding 6-pyruvoyl trahydropterin synthase family protein produces the protein MPLGVCVSTWISVALRVESLGGAAASLHGHDYRVKACVEDSLAEDNTVIDHYRLLSMLEECASSLDHRYLNEALGVRDATAEILVSRIRGCLEEKLASTGRSLHLVYLEACTATGYCSYYRAGVPGIPE, from the coding sequence ATGCCTCTGGGCGTCTGCGTCTCCACGTGGATATCGGTAGCGCTCCGCGTCGAGAGCCTTGGGGGTGCAGCGGCCTCGCTCCACGGCCACGACTACCGGGTAAAGGCCTGCGTCGAGGACAGCCTAGCCGAGGACAATACTGTGATAGACCATTACAGGCTCCTCAGCATGCTTGAGGAGTGCGCCAGCAGCCTGGACCATAGATACTTGAACGAGGCTCTCGGCGTGAGAGACGCAACAGCCGAGATACTGGTCTCGAGGATCCGTGGCTGCCTTGAGGAGAAGCTGGCGAGCACCGGCCGCAGCCTACACCTCGTCTACCTGGAGGCCTGCACGGCGACCGGGTACTGCTCCTACTACCGCGCAGGAGTCCCCGGGATTCCAGAGTAG
- a CDS encoding radical SAM protein yields the protein MPLSGKCPGARMASASKGEGSRAARPRLRGFDPVKLADEIEKRVVKGELRKYYRFRGSRFYGGSAVGDVVGCNLRCAFCWTGRPRDDLRLGFFVSPEESYRRLTEIASSRRYRYVRLSGGEPTIGFQHLRKLLELIEQDGRFTFILETNGVLLGARPGYVKALAGLRRLHVRVSIKACSPDLFALITGARPEFFEYPIRAIRYLADYGVSFHVALFAAFGSEECWARLLERLAEEAGPEALEGVEVEPLVLYQPARRRLRLLGLKPRFSYEPG from the coding sequence ATGCCCCTCTCCGGCAAGTGTCCAGGTGCCCGGATGGCCTCAGCCTCCAAGGGCGAGGGCTCCAGGGCCGCCCGGCCCAGGTTGAGGGGCTTTGACCCCGTAAAGCTGGCTGATGAGATAGAGAAGAGGGTGGTGAAGGGCGAGCTCCGGAAGTACTACCGGTTTAGGGGGAGCCGTTTCTATGGTGGAAGCGCTGTAGGAGATGTAGTCGGGTGCAACCTCCGCTGCGCCTTCTGCTGGACTGGGAGGCCCCGGGATGATCTAAGGCTAGGCTTCTTCGTGTCACCCGAGGAGTCGTATCGGAGGCTCACGGAGATAGCCTCCTCGAGGAGGTATAGATACGTAAGGCTGTCCGGCGGCGAGCCTACTATAGGGTTCCAGCACCTCCGAAAGCTCCTAGAGCTTATTGAGCAGGATGGGCGCTTCACCTTCATACTCGAGACCAACGGGGTGCTCCTCGGCGCCCGCCCAGGCTATGTGAAGGCTCTGGCCGGGCTCCGCCGGCTGCATGTAAGGGTCTCGATCAAGGCGTGCAGCCCCGACCTCTTCGCCCTCATAACGGGGGCCCGGCCCGAGTTCTTCGAGTACCCCATCCGTGCTATACGGTACCTCGCAGACTATGGAGTATCCTTTCATGTAGCGCTATTCGCTGCCTTCGGGAGCGAGGAGTGCTGGGCGAGGCTGCTGGAGAGGCTCGCCGAGGAGGCGGGGCCGGAGGCCCTGGAGGGTGTTGAGGTGGAGCCCCTCGTGCTCTACCAGCCCGCCAGGCGCCGCCTACGCCTTTTGGGGCTGAAGCCCAGGTTCTCCTACGAGCCGGGGTAG
- a CDS encoding Glu/Leu/Phe/Val family dehydrogenase — MSSSESRRSSANSKRLLQEAEKILHHAIELLGYDESIYDMLRLPERVIEVKIPVRMDDGSVRVFIGWRSQHNSALGPYKGGIRFHPGVTMEEVEALSMMMTWKNALAGLPYGGGKGGVRVDPHTLSTRELEQLSRGYIRALYKYIGPDTDIPAPDVYTNPQIMAWMMDEYYRLTGENAFAVITGKPKQLGGLETRVYSTGFGVAVAARETAKRMWGGLEGRTVAVQGYGNVGYYAAKFLHEMGAIVVAVSDSHGGIYSSKGLDPDEVKQVKNKTGSVINYEKAERRISNEELLELDVDILVPAAIEDVITEENMSRIKAKLIVEGANGPVTAESDQYLSRKGVVIVPDILANAGGVIASHIEWVNNRMGGWVSEEEARRRLEEKMTRNTVEVWDFWHRALEPGKHSMRDAAYALAVKRVVEAMRLRGLI, encoded by the coding sequence ATGTCCTCCTCAGAATCTAGGCGGTCCTCTGCCAACTCGAAGCGCCTCCTCCAGGAGGCGGAGAAGATTCTTCACCACGCTATAGAGCTGCTAGGCTACGATGAGAGCATCTACGATATGCTCCGCCTGCCCGAGCGCGTTATAGAGGTCAAGATCCCGGTGCGCATGGATGATGGCAGTGTGAGAGTGTTTATTGGCTGGAGGAGCCAGCATAACAGCGCCCTCGGCCCCTATAAGGGCGGTATACGCTTTCACCCCGGCGTAACTATGGAGGAGGTCGAGGCACTAAGCATGATGATGACGTGGAAGAATGCACTCGCAGGCCTCCCCTATGGAGGCGGCAAGGGTGGTGTAAGGGTTGACCCACATACCCTCTCCACCCGGGAGCTAGAGCAGCTCTCCCGCGGGTACATACGCGCGCTGTACAAGTACATAGGCCCCGACACCGACATACCGGCGCCAGATGTCTACACCAACCCGCAGATAATGGCCTGGATGATGGACGAGTACTATAGGCTCACCGGCGAGAACGCCTTCGCAGTGATAACCGGGAAGCCTAAGCAGCTGGGAGGCCTGGAGACCAGGGTCTACTCCACCGGTTTCGGGGTAGCTGTAGCGGCTAGGGAGACTGCTAAGAGGATGTGGGGAGGCCTCGAGGGGAGGACTGTGGCTGTGCAGGGCTACGGCAATGTGGGCTACTATGCTGCCAAGTTCCTCCACGAGATGGGCGCTATAGTGGTTGCTGTGAGCGACAGCCATGGAGGCATATACAGCTCCAAGGGGCTCGACCCGGACGAGGTTAAGCAGGTGAAGAACAAGACAGGATCAGTCATCAACTACGAGAAGGCTGAGAGGAGGATAAGCAACGAGGAGCTGCTGGAGCTGGATGTCGACATACTAGTACCGGCAGCGATAGAGGACGTTATAACAGAGGAGAACATGTCCAGGATAAAGGCCAAGCTCATCGTGGAGGGTGCTAACGGCCCCGTCACGGCGGAGTCGGACCAGTACCTATCCAGAAAGGGCGTGGTCATAGTCCCCGACATACTAGCCAACGCGGGCGGCGTCATAGCCAGCCACATAGAGTGGGTTAACAACCGTATGGGCGGCTGGGTGAGCGAGGAGGAGGCCCGCCGCCGCCTCGAGGAGAAGATGACCCGTAACACGGTAGAGGTCTGGGATTTCTGGCACCGAGCGCTCGAGCCCGGCAAGCACAGCATGAGGGATGCAGCCTACGCGTTAGCGGTGAAGAGGGTCGTGGAGGCTATGAGGCTCCGCGGCCTCATATAG
- a CDS encoding MutS-related protein: protein MAAQRGRRLGLRDIPGVGEKAYEKLVVYFGSEEAAIQALLRGEVARVAEALSSPRRALRLVQQARGLLGGYKPGEMLGTLDAARLYDTALRLFTRYMASEPGRDIAVSLAPVPARAWPEVEKSITRTRRLVEAASRVSRDVRGRLRGALAGASWPRKPLVRLDRVILVPPGRGEEARRALSGLAEGVVVVEAGLAEEAPGHGLVLAYMVDTAGREDVVEIDSLDPYTVVPEAVIEILRANRGILEALVQLHDTAPALLSEAARAAGLDPRGVETAASLSREALEAISLLERGEVDPDYQRLSSALKKLDSIVSDIEVWVNEEARRRLEERELRLSAAELLRLISSLEEGQIRVPEELLEIFEEVSAAAEERLAQALGLEPEERGLLEGLVEPKPQFPIEVRREPVERLRSLLERKRQLILYMFARRHARRLGKLLDLLPAVAETLAWSDFALAATEFIEENHGSIPMLDRSFTGVGFTGAAEAGLLAAGAEVQRVDYMVGCIPYRPEGTSCERVILLTGANSGGKTTLLKTIGEIVLAAHAGLPVPASKAWIGGFDRVYYISKPTGMLDAGGLEETLRKIASIVEEARRRRVLLLVDELEAVTEAHAAARIVAAIASSIAETSESVAVIVSHLAGEVMEAIPGDLRSRVRIDGIEARGLDENYNLIVDRSPRYNYLARSTPELIVTKLLRRSKNSGERAFFEKVLELLTS, encoded by the coding sequence GTGGCAGCGCAGCGGGGGCGCAGGCTAGGGCTCCGCGACATACCTGGCGTGGGCGAGAAGGCCTATGAGAAGCTGGTAGTCTACTTCGGCTCCGAGGAGGCGGCTATCCAGGCGCTGCTACGCGGCGAGGTAGCCAGGGTGGCGGAGGCCCTCTCCTCGCCGCGTAGAGCCCTACGCCTAGTCCAGCAGGCCAGAGGGCTCCTGGGCGGCTACAAGCCCGGGGAAATGCTGGGCACGCTGGACGCGGCCAGGCTTTACGACACGGCTCTCAGGCTCTTCACTCGCTACATGGCCTCCGAGCCCGGCAGGGACATAGCCGTGTCGCTAGCTCCTGTCCCCGCCAGGGCCTGGCCGGAGGTGGAAAAGAGCATAACGAGGACCAGGAGGCTTGTCGAGGCGGCCTCCCGCGTTTCACGGGACGTGCGGGGGAGGCTGAGAGGAGCCCTTGCAGGAGCCTCTTGGCCTAGGAAGCCCCTGGTGAGGCTAGACCGCGTCATCCTGGTGCCCCCTGGCAGGGGTGAGGAGGCCCGCCGCGCCCTCAGCGGCCTCGCGGAGGGCGTAGTGGTTGTTGAGGCGGGCTTGGCCGAGGAGGCTCCAGGCCATGGCCTAGTCCTCGCATACATGGTGGACACGGCCGGCCGGGAGGACGTTGTGGAGATAGACAGCCTCGACCCGTACACGGTGGTGCCCGAGGCCGTTATAGAAATACTGAGGGCTAACCGCGGCATACTCGAGGCCTTAGTCCAGCTACACGACACGGCGCCCGCTCTCCTCTCGGAGGCGGCGAGGGCTGCAGGGCTGGATCCGCGCGGGGTTGAGACGGCGGCCAGCCTTTCGAGGGAGGCGCTTGAGGCAATCAGCCTGCTTGAACGGGGCGAGGTGGACCCGGACTACCAGCGCCTCTCCTCCGCGTTGAAGAAGCTGGACTCCATAGTATCCGACATCGAGGTCTGGGTTAACGAGGAGGCCCGCCGCCGCCTCGAGGAGCGCGAGCTGAGGCTGAGCGCGGCCGAGCTACTACGGCTCATAAGCTCGCTGGAGGAGGGCCAGATACGCGTGCCCGAGGAGCTACTCGAGATATTCGAGGAAGTGAGCGCCGCGGCCGAGGAGAGGCTCGCCCAGGCCCTCGGCCTTGAGCCAGAGGAGCGCGGCCTCTTGGAGGGCCTTGTTGAGCCGAAGCCCCAGTTCCCGATAGAGGTTAGGAGAGAGCCCGTGGAGAGGCTTAGAAGCCTCCTGGAGCGCAAGAGACAGCTAATACTCTACATGTTCGCCAGGAGGCATGCCCGCAGGCTCGGGAAGCTCCTCGACCTGCTGCCGGCGGTAGCGGAGACGCTTGCCTGGAGCGACTTCGCCCTGGCAGCCACCGAGTTCATCGAGGAGAACCATGGGTCAATACCCATGCTGGACAGAAGCTTCACGGGAGTTGGATTCACCGGGGCCGCGGAAGCAGGGCTGCTGGCTGCGGGCGCCGAGGTGCAGCGCGTCGACTACATGGTTGGCTGCATCCCCTACCGTCCCGAGGGCACGAGCTGTGAGAGGGTTATACTCTTGACCGGTGCCAACAGCGGCGGGAAGACCACACTTCTGAAGACGATAGGCGAGATAGTGCTTGCGGCTCACGCAGGGCTCCCGGTGCCGGCCTCCAAGGCGTGGATAGGCGGCTTCGACCGCGTCTACTATATATCCAAGCCTACCGGCATGCTGGATGCGGGCGGCCTGGAGGAGACGCTGAGGAAGATAGCCTCTATAGTCGAGGAAGCCAGGAGGCGCCGGGTCCTCCTGCTCGTAGACGAGCTGGAGGCTGTGACCGAGGCCCACGCGGCGGCGAGGATAGTAGCTGCAATAGCGTCGTCAATAGCTGAGACAAGCGAGTCGGTGGCAGTAATAGTAAGCCATCTGGCCGGCGAGGTGATGGAGGCTATACCGGGGGATCTCCGGAGCCGCGTCAGGATAGACGGTATAGAGGCTAGGGGGCTTGATGAAAACTACAACCTGATAGTCGACAGGAGCCCCCGGTACAATTACCTAGCCCGCTCCACCCCCGAGCTCATAGTAACCAAGCTTCTCCGCCGCTCCAAGAATAGCGGCGAGAGGGCGTTCTTCGAGAAGGTGCTAGAACTTCTCACCAGCTAG
- the folE gene encoding GTP cyclohydrolase I FolE: MDKAKIEKAVRMILEAIGEDPEREGLRDTPRRVADMFEELLEGYHNNEEYAWFTETSDLVVVSGIRFYSLCEHHMLPFFGVAHVAYLPRGRVVGLSKIARIVNKYARRLQIQERMTQQIAAEVEKATGSPDVMVVTEAVHLCMAMRGVRNPAPTVVAALRGAFAKEPALKQEVYEIIAPHRFKGFPL; this comes from the coding sequence ATAGATAAGGCTAAGATCGAGAAGGCTGTGAGAATGATCCTCGAGGCTATCGGGGAGGACCCAGAGCGTGAGGGGCTCCGGGATACGCCCCGCCGCGTAGCGGATATGTTCGAGGAGCTTCTGGAGGGATACCACAACAACGAGGAGTACGCATGGTTCACGGAGACTAGCGACTTAGTCGTGGTCTCTGGGATACGCTTCTACAGCCTATGCGAGCACCATATGCTGCCCTTCTTCGGCGTTGCCCATGTCGCCTATCTGCCCAGGGGCAGGGTGGTAGGGCTCTCCAAGATAGCGAGGATTGTGAACAAGTATGCGCGGAGGCTGCAGATCCAGGAGAGGATGACCCAGCAGATAGCCGCCGAGGTGGAGAAGGCGACAGGGTCGCCTGATGTAATGGTGGTCACCGAGGCTGTGCACCTCTGCATGGCCATGCGTGGAGTTAGGAATCCGGCCCCGACTGTGGTAGCAGCGCTCCGCGGCGCCTTTGCCAAGGAGCCTGCGCTGAAGCAGGAGGTGTACGAGATAATAGCGCCCCACCGCTTCAAGGGCTTCCCGCTCTAA
- the ppa gene encoding inorganic diphosphatase, which translates to MSSIHGRLGPGKDAPEVVNVFIEIPMGSNVKYEYDEEAGVIKVDRFLYTSMVYPFNYGFVPGTLEEDGDPVDVLVITAQPVLPGTVIEARPIGVLVMEDEEGPDSKIVAVPKDKLDPSFKNVKSIDDLPEVLRDRIKHFFEHYKELEPGKWVKVREWLGPEEAKRRIKDAIERYRSKKG; encoded by the coding sequence ATGTCCAGCATACATGGGAGGCTAGGACCCGGGAAGGACGCCCCTGAGGTAGTAAACGTCTTCATAGAGATTCCCATGGGCAGCAACGTAAAGTACGAGTATGACGAGGAGGCAGGCGTCATAAAGGTTGATAGATTCCTCTACACCTCAATGGTGTATCCCTTCAATTATGGGTTCGTGCCAGGCACTCTTGAGGAGGACGGCGACCCCGTCGATGTACTCGTTATAACTGCTCAGCCGGTTCTCCCCGGCACAGTTATAGAGGCTCGGCCTATAGGAGTACTTGTTATGGAGGATGAGGAGGGCCCCGACAGCAAGATAGTAGCTGTGCCTAAGGACAAGCTCGACCCGAGCTTTAAGAATGTAAAGAGCATAGATGATCTGCCAGAGGTCTTGAGGGATAGGATAAAGCACTTCTTCGAGCACTACAAGGAGCTTGAGCCGGGCAAGTGGGTAAAGGTGCGCGAGTGGCTAGGCCCCGAGGAGGCCAAGCGCAGGATAAAGGATGCTATCGAGCGCTACCGCTCCAAGAAGGGCTGA